The following are encoded together in the Candidatus Binatia bacterium genome:
- a CDS encoding carboxyl transferase domain-containing protein has protein sequence MSVFQSSVVPSSDAFQRNRADMLSVIDELRALEARAVTASGKRRATFEKRGQIPPHERIARLLDPGCRFSACIRWRTTSWRRPTPSPACPGANSICGIGFVRGARCMVWAKDSGIRAGSVTHSSLPTALSLQDIALRQKLPLIHLVESAGANLMSFLVETWAGFGGVFKNLARPALRPSPAGVAYMPGMLDYVIGVKENGLAAVADMSGLFGFSESWTN, from the coding sequence GTGTCCGTCTTTCAATCGAGCGTCGTTCCCTCTTCGGACGCGTTCCAGCGCAATCGTGCCGACATGCTGTCAGTGATCGACGAGTTGCGCGCCCTTGAGGCCCGGGCCGTTACCGCGTCGGGCAAGCGTCGGGCGACGTTCGAGAAACGCGGCCAGATTCCGCCGCACGAGCGCATCGCGCGACTGCTCGATCCGGGATGCCGTTTCTCCGCCTGCATACGCTGGCGAACTACCTCGTGGAGGAGACCGACCCCGAGCCCAGCGTGCCCCGGGGCGAACAGCATTTGTGGGATCGGCTTCGTGCGCGGGGCGCGCTGTATGGTCTGGGCCAAGGACAGCGGCATTCGGGCGGGCTCCGTGACGCACAGCTCGCTGCCGACGGCGTTGAGCCTTCAGGACATCGCGCTTCGTCAGAAGCTTCCGCTCATCCACCTGGTCGAGAGTGCCGGGGCGAACCTGATGAGCTTTCTGGTGGAGACCTGGGCGGGCTTCGGCGGCGTGTTCAAGAACCTGGCGCGGCCGGCACTCCGACCCTCGCCGGCGGGCGTCGCGTACATGCCGGGCATGTTGGACTACGTGATCGGGGTGAAGGAGAACGGACTCGCGGCGGTAGCGGATATGAGCGGCCTGTTCGGGTTCAGCGAAAGTTGGACCAACTGA
- a CDS encoding alpha/beta fold hydrolase: protein MLASRFLSAALLVTALFVVSCGDDATQGAPTEIALEDVREELRTLVDVSRPTTANGEFSGSPERRLETRLWYAERALAQPACRGRGCALILLAHGFGGHTERFDAIGQRLAAAGYIVAAVSFPLTNQEAPGGFTNAIGDAAQQPADLSFVLDALLDATRDPADSLYERIDSENVGAMGHSLGGATVIAASRTACCSDARIAATVYMEPVAFAVEALFGEPFTASGPATMTFQGQADFPVPVAESRAFHAALAGRKILVEMVGGNHINMIERFADEPDPLLSEAADMMIAFYDAYLVDGPNLVDQAAERLRGSGHTVRIEG from the coding sequence ATGCTTGCTTCGAGGTTTCTGTCCGCCGCCCTTCTCGTCACAGCCCTGTTCGTGGTCTCGTGCGGGGATGACGCCACCCAGGGCGCCCCGACGGAGATTGCTCTCGAAGACGTCCGCGAGGAGCTACGCACGCTGGTCGATGTCTCTCGACCGACGACTGCCAATGGGGAGTTCTCCGGGAGCCCGGAGCGTCGCCTGGAAACGCGTCTCTGGTACGCCGAGCGCGCCTTGGCGCAACCGGCGTGTCGTGGGCGTGGCTGCGCACTGATTCTATTGGCGCACGGTTTCGGTGGCCACACCGAGAGGTTCGACGCGATCGGCCAACGCCTTGCGGCGGCGGGCTACATCGTCGCGGCCGTCTCCTTCCCGCTCACCAATCAAGAGGCGCCCGGTGGCTTTACCAACGCCATCGGTGATGCGGCGCAGCAGCCGGCTGACCTCTCCTTCGTTCTCGACGCACTCCTCGACGCGACCCGGGATCCCGCGGACTCCCTGTATGAGCGAATCGACTCGGAGAACGTCGGCGCGATGGGTCATTCCCTGGGGGGCGCCACCGTGATCGCCGCATCGCGCACTGCCTGTTGCAGTGACGCCCGCATCGCCGCGACCGTGTACATGGAACCGGTAGCGTTCGCAGTAGAGGCGCTGTTCGGCGAACCCTTCACGGCTTCCGGGCCCGCCACGATGACGTTTCAGGGACAGGCCGATTTCCCTGTCCCGGTCGCAGAATCGCGCGCGTTCCACGCCGCTCTGGCCGGACGGAAGATCCTCGTCGAGATGGTCGGCGGGAACCACATCAACATGATCGAACGCTTCGCCGACGAGCCCGACCCGTTGCTCAGCGAGGCGGCCGACATGATGATCGCGTTCTACGACGCCTACCTGGTGGACGGCCCGAACCTCGTCGACCAAGCCGCCGAGAGGCTCCGCGGCAGCGGGCACACGGTCCGTATCGAGGGGTAG
- a CDS encoding AraC family transcriptional regulator, translating into MIPAMANPGVAPGGVRVPPGSRDWLLPLGDPRALVLRNLGVWLAGISEVRRGFDWPGTRADTHLVLGSIAGSGTLEVAGKNRVLSPGTLVLSPAGLPRRYFTRAARWRLLMVRVADLSRWHHLRDDGVRAFSDPWLTRLRAPMEGMLAEDSARTGVDSHTKASCGEGPKPEDYLLSRYEDRMGFGSDVAARSSNGPDSFQLHATILRNQLETMLQAEGPRPTDDTVALVSLWSRVREHPHEAWGTQDIAEAMGVSRATLHRLVRRHHGVGPGQIVENIRMAEAKRLLADSRHSIQVIADQVGYASAFSFSAAFKRVVGKSPSAFRDAVSS; encoded by the coding sequence ATGATCCCCGCCATGGCGAATCCAGGCGTGGCTCCCGGCGGGGTTCGGGTGCCCCCCGGCAGCCGAGACTGGCTCCTCCCTCTCGGTGATCCGCGGGCTCTCGTCCTCCGAAACCTCGGCGTCTGGCTGGCTGGAATCAGCGAGGTCCGTCGGGGCTTCGACTGGCCCGGTACTCGGGCCGATACGCATCTCGTCCTGGGTTCCATCGCAGGCTCGGGAACCTTGGAAGTCGCGGGCAAGAATCGAGTTCTGTCCCCCGGCACCCTCGTGCTCTCTCCCGCGGGCCTCCCACGCCGCTACTTCACGCGCGCCGCGCGGTGGCGGCTGCTCATGGTTCGGGTCGCGGACCTCTCACGCTGGCACCACCTTCGCGACGACGGCGTCCGGGCCTTTTCGGACCCATGGCTCACGCGGCTGCGTGCACCGATGGAAGGGATGCTGGCGGAGGATTCGGCCCGAACGGGTGTCGACTCGCATACGAAGGCGTCTTGTGGCGAGGGACCGAAGCCCGAGGACTACCTGCTGTCGCGCTACGAGGATCGGATGGGCTTCGGAAGCGATGTCGCGGCCCGATCCTCGAATGGCCCAGACTCGTTTCAGCTTCACGCGACGATTCTCCGAAACCAGCTCGAGACGATGCTCCAGGCGGAGGGCCCCCGGCCGACGGATGACACCGTTGCCCTCGTCAGCTTGTGGAGTCGAGTGCGTGAGCATCCACACGAGGCGTGGGGCACCCAAGATATCGCCGAGGCCATGGGCGTCTCGCGGGCCACGTTGCACCGCCTCGTTCGACGCCACCACGGCGTCGGGCCCGGTCAGATCGTCGAGAACATCCGGATGGCAGAGGCGAAGCGACTTCTCGCGGACAGCCGCCACTCGATTCAGGTCATCGCGGATCAGGTGGGCTACGCCAGCGCGTTCTCGTTCTCGGCGGCGTTCAAGCGGGTCGTGGGGAAGTCGCCGAGCGCGTTCCGCGACGCGGTGTCGTCGTAG
- a CDS encoding glycine/sarcosine/betaine reductase selenoprotein B family protein — MVRLAELPDVEREHLLGKACEPFDSKPWADGPPLAERRVALVTTAGLHRASDRAFSMVDLSYRVIPGDIRADELTMTHSSVHFDRSGFREDVNLVFPIDRLRELEQEGVIGSVAEFHYSLMGAGWLPQQIEPTVAELARLLRTDEVDAVCLIPV, encoded by the coding sequence ATGGTCCGTCTAGCCGAGCTACCCGACGTCGAACGCGAGCACCTGCTCGGGAAGGCGTGCGAGCCCTTCGACTCGAAGCCGTGGGCCGATGGCCCTCCCCTCGCCGAGCGTCGCGTCGCTCTGGTGACGACCGCCGGGCTGCATCGCGCGAGCGACCGGGCCTTCTCGATGGTCGACCTGAGCTACCGCGTGATCCCGGGCGACATCCGCGCGGACGAGCTCACGATGACGCACTCGTCGGTGCACTTCGACCGCTCCGGCTTCCGCGAGGACGTGAACCTGGTCTTTCCGATCGACCGGCTACGCGAGCTCGAGCAGGAGGGCGTGATTGGATCGGTCGCGGAGTTCCACTACTCGCTCATGGGCGCCGGCTGGCTTCCGCAGCAGATCGAGCCGACGGTCGCGGAGCTCGCACGGCTTCTTCGAACGGATGAGGTAGACGCCGTCTGCCTCATCCCCGTTTGA
- a CDS encoding TauD/TfdA family dioxygenase, producing the protein MNTSTTTEEIVRSPVTGPGAWRGEDLARGTEWLVPLTDDHRRELSDVVAKARADGSGLADIERDTFPLPACTPLIRDIERQIEDGPGLVVLRGLDLDGVSAEDAGLMFFVLGRAMGRPIRQNAQGHLLGHIRDTGRNIFQDPSVRGYQTKIALPFHTDTSTDLLGLLCFQKAKSGGMSFLAPLLTIYNELLRTAPELIDTLYEPFNYDCRDEEHPDGKPFYTRAAASVSEGKLSMRHNTGYARSAERHESCPRLNDEQLRVMQRIDELSFDQEIHFALQLEEGDMLFVNNYQVMHARSEFEDHDEPEMRRHLMRLWLHLYDGRPLAPAFDNRGGIVTTDANANDGLGV; encoded by the coding sequence ATGAACACATCAACCACCACTGAAGAGATCGTGCGCTCGCCGGTCACCGGGCCCGGCGCATGGCGGGGCGAAGACCTCGCCCGTGGAACCGAGTGGCTCGTTCCCCTGACCGACGATCACCGGCGCGAGCTGTCCGACGTCGTCGCCAAGGCGCGGGCGGACGGCAGCGGTCTCGCGGACATCGAGAGGGACACGTTCCCGCTGCCGGCGTGCACGCCGCTGATCCGCGACATCGAGCGCCAGATAGAGGACGGCCCCGGCCTGGTGGTGCTGCGCGGCCTCGATCTCGACGGCGTGTCGGCCGAGGATGCCGGCCTCATGTTCTTCGTCCTCGGGCGCGCCATGGGGCGACCCATCCGACAGAACGCCCAGGGGCACCTCCTCGGGCACATTCGCGATACCGGTCGGAACATCTTCCAGGACCCAAGCGTTCGCGGATACCAGACGAAGATCGCCCTTCCCTTTCATACCGACACTTCGACGGACCTTCTCGGCCTGCTCTGCTTTCAGAAGGCGAAGTCCGGCGGCATGAGCTTCCTCGCTCCGCTTCTCACGATCTACAACGAGCTCCTGCGCACGGCGCCCGAGCTGATCGACACGCTGTACGAGCCCTTCAACTACGATTGCCGCGACGAAGAGCATCCCGACGGCAAGCCGTTCTACACACGGGCAGCCGCGAGCGTTAGCGAGGGAAAGCTCTCGATGCGACACAACACCGGCTACGCCAGGAGCGCCGAGCGACACGAGAGCTGCCCACGGCTCAACGACGAGCAGCTCCGCGTCATGCAACGAATCGACGAACTCTCGTTCGATCAGGAGATCCACTTCGCGCTACAGCTCGAAGAGGGCGACATGCTCTTCGTGAACAACTACCAGGTCATGCACGCGCGTAGCGAGTTCGAAGACCACGACGAGCCCGAGATGCGGCGGCACCTGATGCGCCTCTGGCTTCACCTTTATGACGGCCGGCCGCTCGCACCCGCATTCGACAACCGAGGCGGCATCGTCACTACCGACGCGAACGCGAATGACGGGCTCGGCGTATGA
- a CDS encoding acetolactate synthase large subunit, which translates to MNGAVHALTAARDAGIEVCFANPGTTEMEFVSGLDEVRSIRSVLCLFEGVATGAADGYGRIAEKPALTLLHLGPGFANGIANLHNARRARSPVVNVIGDHASWHLPADAPLTSDIEALASPVSQFVRRVRGVDFIAEDMVAAIAGAMGPPPGVATLIVPQDAAWEAPGTSTEPRSPISEEPEISAGAIERTATLLREEPDRTGLLVGGSLGPASLEAAAAIRAATNCRVWCDTFSTRIAQGGGLPSFDAVPYFPEQAVEAFAGLSTLAIAGTRPPVAFFGYPGGQSDLLPDTCARIPLSGLQADPGPSLAALAAALDAPPMKPRSSASIPDVPDGPLDVMTLGAVIAAHQPEGAIVVNESATSGMGWAAHAPNAPRHDVLNLTGGAIGQGLPNALGAALAAPDRRVLAIQADGSGMYTLQSLWTMARENLDVTVIVCANRAYRILQFELARAGNVEPGPAARALTDLSHPELDWVHLARGMAVPACRANTTSELSSLLRHRFEESGPLLVEAVVS; encoded by the coding sequence ATGAACGGCGCAGTACACGCGCTGACGGCTGCGCGCGACGCGGGGATCGAGGTCTGCTTCGCGAATCCGGGGACGACCGAGATGGAGTTCGTCTCCGGACTCGACGAGGTGCGGAGCATACGGTCGGTGCTCTGCTTGTTCGAAGGCGTGGCTACCGGCGCCGCCGACGGCTACGGCCGGATCGCAGAGAAGCCCGCCCTCACTCTTCTTCATCTCGGTCCCGGGTTCGCAAACGGGATCGCCAACCTGCACAACGCGCGCCGCGCCCGCAGCCCCGTCGTGAACGTGATCGGCGATCACGCGAGCTGGCACCTTCCCGCGGACGCGCCGCTCACGTCCGACATCGAAGCGCTCGCATCTCCCGTGTCCCAGTTCGTACGCCGAGTGCGGGGAGTCGACTTCATCGCCGAGGACATGGTCGCCGCGATCGCGGGGGCGATGGGGCCCCCTCCGGGCGTCGCCACTCTCATCGTTCCTCAGGATGCGGCCTGGGAGGCGCCGGGGACATCGACGGAGCCTAGGTCGCCGATCTCGGAAGAACCGGAGATCTCCGCGGGTGCGATCGAGAGAACGGCGACTCTCCTTCGCGAGGAGCCCGATCGGACCGGCTTGCTCGTGGGCGGCTCGCTGGGTCCGGCGAGCCTGGAGGCGGCTGCAGCGATCCGCGCCGCCACGAACTGTCGGGTCTGGTGCGACACGTTTTCCACGCGCATCGCGCAGGGCGGAGGGCTTCCGAGCTTCGACGCGGTTCCGTACTTTCCGGAGCAGGCCGTCGAGGCCTTCGCCGGGCTGTCCACCCTGGCGATCGCGGGCACCCGGCCGCCCGTCGCCTTCTTTGGCTATCCGGGCGGGCAGAGCGACCTGCTTCCCGACACCTGTGCGCGCATCCCGCTCTCGGGTCTCCAGGCAGATCCGGGGCCGAGCCTGGCGGCTCTGGCCGCCGCACTCGACGCGCCCCCCATGAAGCCGCGATCCAGCGCGTCCATCCCGGATGTTCCCGACGGACCGCTCGACGTCATGACGCTGGGCGCCGTGATCGCCGCGCACCAACCCGAGGGCGCGATCGTCGTGAACGAGTCAGCGACCTCCGGCATGGGATGGGCCGCACACGCCCCGAACGCACCGCGCCACGACGTGCTGAACCTGACCGGAGGTGCCATCGGACAAGGCCTGCCGAATGCACTCGGTGCCGCACTGGCCGCGCCCGATCGGCGCGTCCTTGCCATCCAGGCCGACGGGTCGGGCATGTACACCCTACAATCCTTGTGGACGATGGCGCGCGAGAACCTCGACGTGACCGTGATCGTGTGCGCGAACCGGGCGTACCGAATCCTCCAGTTCGAGCTCGCACGAGCGGGCAACGTCGAGCCCGGGCCGGCCGCCAGAGCGCTTACGGACCTTTCACACCCGGAGCTAGACTGGGTACACCTCGC